Part of the Nitrospirota bacterium genome, TCGCAGTTTGGACTCGATCCCGTGCGATCCAAAGCAGGACGATTACAGCAGCTCAATGAACGACTGCAGTCGAATGCCCAACGTGGAATCAGCTCGGTCTTGATCGTGGATGAGGCGCAAGCGATTGAACGCGTCAAAGGATTTGAGGAGCTGCGATTACTGACGAACTTCCAACTCAATGACCGATTCTTGTTGACCGTGGTGTTGATCGGGCAGCCTGAATTGCGTCATCGTGTGGCGAACATTCCACAACTGAACCAGCGAATTGCGGTTCGTGCCCACTTGGGCCCCTTCACGGCAGAGGAGACGGCGTCATATATGAAGGCTCGCATGGGTATCGCCACTCATCGGACAGATGTCTTTACGAAGGAGGCCGTGGCAGCCATTTATGAGCAGACGCAAGGGATTGGGCGGCTGATCAATGCCCTCTGCGATCAGTGTCTCTTTGCCGGATCCCTCGAAAACATGGTAGAGATCGATGTCAGACTTGTTCAGCGGGTCGGTCAATGCCGATGATCTATTGTTGAATGTGTAAGAAGAACGACCGAAGACCATGAAGGAATACAACGTGCCTGATTTGTATCAGATTGCACAGGAGCACCTGACGAGCGTGGCCTTGGCCGTCCAGCGGCAGGACGCACTCGACTTGGATCCCGTATCTACGCTGGCGACAGGTATTGTGGAGGCACTCAAGAGAAGTGATCAATTACTCGTGCAGGCGATGAGTGGGCCCGCCGGTTCTCCGCTGATTACAAATCTCGTGAATGTCGGCATTGTCGCGACGAAGGTCGGTGCCGGATTGGGTTACCACGGGAAAGAGTTGGAGCGGTTGACGTTCGCAGCGCTCCTGCATGACATCGGTCTGTTTGCCGTGCCGCAGTCGGTCATCAGTAAATCCAGCCGGTTGACCCAAGATGAACGGATGTTGATCGAACAGCATCCGGATCTCGGCTATGAGGCGATTCGTAAGGCCGGTCCACAATACGAGTGGCTGGCACAAGTGGTGCGTCAAGCCCATGAGCGGTGGAACGGGCAGGGATACCCCAACAAGCTGAAGGGGCGGCAGATCAGCGAGTTTGCCCAAATCATCGGGGTGGTGGATGTCTTCGATGCCCTGGTGAGCCCACGGGGCTATCGCCGTCGATATTTTCCGCATGAAGCGGTCCGAGAATTGATGGTGGCGGAACGAACGGCATTCCCGCGCGAGGTGCTGAAGGCCTTAGTCGAACAACTGTCTGCCTATCCGC contains:
- a CDS encoding AAA family ATPase — translated: MTTDVDYTKYWGLQTLPFDNVPDPRFYVPCTQHDTAYQWLSYGIQTRKGMLLLTGDIGCGKTLLSRRLISGLSSAQYDIALVANPALSPSELLDEVLSQFGLDPVRSKAGRLQQLNERLQSNAQRGISSVLIVDEAQAIERVKGFEELRLLTNFQLNDRFLLTVVLIGQPELRHRVANIPQLNQRIAVRAHLGPFTAEETASYMKARMGIATHRTDVFTKEAVAAIYEQTQGIGRLINALCDQCLFAGSLENMVEIDVRLVQRVGQCR